The Osmia bicornis bicornis chromosome 12, iOsmBic2.1, whole genome shotgun sequence genome includes a region encoding these proteins:
- the LOC114877579 gene encoding synaptic vesicle glycoprotein 2B-like isoform X3, which produces MVTNREIDVKILTINAKNDHEDGTANIERAISATGYGTFNVLLLLAALPVAWTGIFDTTTTAFILASAECDLQLTFFRKGVLVAFPFLGMVLTSFIWDYLTPYVGTRNLFIFALFADSILNVLSSAVDNYYLFLAMKFLSGVLTGGPFSMVIAYLSEFHSAKYKESFARWAGLAVNAAIIVPAAIGFVILPWSLNVDVFYRRYTSWRIYLLICSTVPVLGLVTASALPQTPKYLMDIGKPEEAMKLLRRMYCINKRKPANTFPIKTLLVWENSQISRQSIFQETTEKIRLSCYNTKLLFSSPYVRTVAFLNFLQFGSMLGFNTMRLWVPHLFIILNNFDDEKWNKDRAPTMREMLDRRNALPARDYLDCPEFQDICITWKINAAIYQNSTLIAFTAVFFSFLAGLITTCKLRKKLILACCVTVAAFLISVVSSFGMNWAQLPPYMLTLAAAIIVTTRITDPPASQCSPQLET; this is translated from the exons ATGGTGACGAATCGTGAAATCGACGTGAAAATCTTGACGATAAACG CGAAAAACGACCACGAGGATGGAACGGCGAACATCGAAAGGGCGATATCGGCGACAG GGTACGGAACGTTCAACGTGTTGTTGCTTCTGGCAGCATTGCCGGTCGCGTGGACCGGGATCTTTGACACCACCACGACAGCCTTCATTCTCGCTTCCGCCGAGTGTGACCTCCAACTTACTTTCTTCCGCAAGGGCGTTCTCGTTGCGTTCCCCTTTCTAG GAATGGTGTTGACTAGTTTCATATGGGATTACCTGACGCCGTACGTTGGAACGAGAAACCTGTTCATTTTCGCGTTGTTCGCGGATTCCATTCTAAATGTGCTATCCAGCGCTGTCGACAATTATTACCTCTTTCTGGCAATGAAATTTCTTAGCGGTGTTTT GACGGGTGGACCGTTCTCGATGGTGATCGCCTATTTGTCTGAGTTTCATTCGGcaaaatataaagaaagcTTCGCCAGATGGGCAGGACTGGCTGTAAACGCGGCGATCATCGTCCCCGCGG CTATCGGCTTTGTGATTCTACCCTGGTCTCTTAACGTCGACGTCTTCTACCGACGATACACCAGCTGGCGAATCTATCTGCTGATATGTTCGACTGTTCCGGTGTTAGGCCTGGTGACAGCAAGCGCGCTACCGCAAACACCCAAGTACCTGATGGACATCGGTAAACCCGAGGAAGCTATGAAACTGCTCCGCAGAATGTACTGCATCAACAAGAGAAAGCCGGCAAACACGTTTCCG ATAAAAACGCTACTGGTATGGGAAAACTCGCAGATATCGCGACAATCCATATTCCAGGAAACTACCGAAAAAATACGACTCTCCTGTTATAATACCAAACTGTTGTTCTCCAGTCCGTATGTTCGCACCGTTGCCTTCCTTAATTTCCTCCAGTTCGGCAGTATGCTGGG GTTCAACACGATGAGACTTTGGGTGCCGCACCTCTTCATCATTTTGAACAATTTCGACGACGAAAAGTGGAACAAAGATCGAGCGCCGACTATGCGCGAGATGCTCGATCGTCGAAACGCTCTGCCTGCCAGGGACTATCTAGATTGCCCGGAATTCCAGGACATTTGCATTACG TGGAAAATCAACGCGGCAATATATCAAAATTCTACCCTAATAGCATTTACGGCAgtcttcttctcctttcttGCCGGCTTAATAACCACCTGCAAGTTGCGAAAGAAACTGATACTGG cTTGTTGCGTTACAGTTGCAGCTTTTCTAATCTCGGTGGTAAGCAGCTTCGGAATGAACTGGGCACAGCTTCCACCTTACATGCTCACCCTCGCTGCTGCCATCATCGTGACGACA